The Ipomoea triloba cultivar NCNSP0323 chromosome 14, ASM357664v1 region ATACGCATTTTCTTGCaggttttattaattaaattaatttcccACTTTTTTTTCGGGTTTTGGTCTCCGCGATCCTCTTGGCTCGTCTCTGTCGTCGACCAGTAGAGTCTTCTATCTTCTTCTTTTCACAGATCTGCGACTGGTAATCACCTCCATCCacactctctttctctttctgtATCTATACACGCAAATACATACCGGACAACATATTATTAAcgctatttttcttttttggtataCGTATAAGTTTAGGTATTAGCTCTTAGGGTTTTACGCATCTTCCTCTTTTCACTTTCAGTATCGTATTCGGCGTGTTgctgtgtatgtgtatgtataattTTTCACAAATTTGTTTGAGTTTTGGGGAGGAGGATGAGGAGGAGGTAATTTGGGGTTGGATTGTGCGGTATGGAGAAATGGAAATTTTTTAGGGTGCTGTTTTTGAGATGAATTTTGGTGAAACTATCTCAGTTGCTTATAATCCCACATTGCCGCTTGGAATGAATAAAAGGTTATGTATGCTTTTTTGTCTTCCATTTGCAAATGTTAATGAACACTATCTGCAGTTGAAGTGCAGACTGTGAATTCTGTACCTGTGAAATGTGCCATGTATAGTTAATTGGACTGTAACCTCAGGGCATTTGTTTTGAGTTTCAATGTGCAACTTGATTTGAGCTGTTGGAATTCGACCAAAAGGTTGAAAAAATTTGGACTATCAAAATCGATCCATGTTAAAATCACTGAGCTTGACTGAGATGGAATAATTGGAGCAGCAATTCTTGGATAGCTCGTTTTCCTTGGTCTAGTTGCTAGCCTTTAGGTCATTGATTATCTGATACTTTTGATATTCTACCTGCCACCCTGTTTGCTTCAACAGCCTGTATTTTACAAATGCCGCAAAAAACGGAGGAAATAAACGCTTCACTTTTTATACCAAGTTATTTTGTTACTTAAATAACTACTATGCTGGCATCCCTGTGTAACTTGAGAATTGATATGCCTCTATTGTTTCCAAATTTTGTTCCCTCCAATAACTTTGGCTCCTCCACTATTGCCATCTGAAACAGTGGATAAATAGCAATCTAGCTGTTCCGTGATGATATTAGTGAGCATATATTAATTTCAATGGAATTGCTAGATAAGGGAAAATTACAAACTTTTTTTAAGGGGTGTTACATTACTTCATGTTTGTGCTCGGtgaaatcatattttattgtGGTGTCAATGCTCTATGTTGTAATGAAAAGCCAATGGAAAGTCTTGAAATATAAAATCGATGCACTTAATTAGATTGGGAATTATGTCATTAAGTTTTCCtcattttgacatttttataaaaataattcttttcgttcttttaacgaggttttctcctcgccctgtgaccctagccgacaaaggaccacaaggaggtaaaccagcctaggttacccatagctgaccggctcaaacccaggggtttgaggatcgaacctccaacctctcggctgtaggtagagcactcttaccacctgggcTGCCCTTACGGACAAAAATAATTCTTTTCGTGTTTGGTAGCCTGTTTGTCATCAAATTTAAACCTTTTTATCCCTGATTAATTTCTCTTTTTTGAGttctttctatttctttttgaGGGTTGTGAGTGGGGATGGGGTGGGCTGCTGAATGAAATTCACTGGGAAAGTATTGGTGAAAAATCCTTAGCAACAAAACTGCGGTGTGACAggtgttaaaacttaaaaattaactcttATGCGTAACAATGGAATTTTTACTGTCTCACTCTCGATGCATTTGCCTCGTGTTGGTGGTTTTTATGTTTCCCTGTGTGTTTTGACTATATTCCTGACTTTTTTAGtgtcttaatttattattggttTCTTGTTATGTAACATCTAATAATTCTTTTTGACTTGCTCTTCCAATTATATTAccatttatatttctttttgaCTGGCTGTTCCAATCACGTCCTCCTTTTTGCATTATAGGTAGTTTCGCGTCGGAAAAGCTTCCAAAATTTTATCCCAAAATCTTTCAGAAGAAAAGCAAGAAAAGTTGCCGCTCCACCTGGAAAAAGTTCTGCATGACCTCTTGACATTTCTACAATGTCAGGGTTGCTTAATGTATTATTCCTTCTAGAATCTAGATTGCAATATCTATCTagtactaattttatttttgtcattttcctTTCCTGTTTCGGAATCTAATTGATAGAATCTAAACTCTACCTTATTCATTGTACATGAACATTTTTACTCATGCTATGCATATCAGTACATAtctaattttcttttgttaCTGTGTTTAAAATTCTTTGTGATGTGAGTATGATTATTAGCACTGCATGGTGTTAGTTCAatgcataaaataaatattaatctcAGTCTTAGAATGTAAAGTACATGGCTGTCTTGGATCCTGGACAAGAAATGCTTAGTATGAGGTTTACCAGCATTGTTTGTGATAACTGAGATACAAATATAATGCTTTAGAATCTTTCAAGTCATAAAAGAAGCATTCTTTTTTTGGCCTTGATGGTCATTGGACACGCTTTTTTATTCCATGCCCCATTATGCTGAAGTTTGATTTATTTAACTTGGTTGTAGTCATCTTTGAACGGGTCAACCTCAAACCTTACCGACAACTCTGGGCGCTCCTACACATCATTCTCAGCACAGTCTGGTGCAGCATCTCCTGTTTATCATCATTCCGGTAAGTTGTTTACTGGATTATGACGTCTTTATGCTTTTTAAGCCAATGATTTACAAAGTTCTTCTTCACAGGAAGTGTGCAGGGGCTGCATAATATTCATGGGAATTTCAATGTTCCCAGTATGCCAGGTACACTTGGATCGAGGAACACAAGTATAAACATGCCATCAAGCAGTGTTCAGCAGTCTGGGAATAGCCTTTCTAGTGGTCGGTTCACATCAAACAATCTTCCAGTTGCTCTTTCCCAGGTATTTGTTCTTGGGGATCTGGAAGTCTTGTAAGGCATCAGAGTAAATGTTCTTAAATTTATCCAAAACAATTGATGGGggataaaattattttcagCTCTTTGCTAAACTTTTGTGAGATGTGAAGACAGTATTGGCTTAGGGATGATAATGTTCTTACGATTTCAGAAAACATTTCAATGGTGTTTTTGAAACATGTGCCTCTAAAGGTTTCTTATTGTTTCATTTGCCACTAATTTGCAGATATCTCATGGCAGTTCACATGCTCATACAGGGATGACGAGTAGAGGTGGTTTAAGTGTTGTAGGGAACCCAGGGTATAACAGTAACACAAATGGTGTTGGTGGTTCAATTCCTGGAATTCTTCCAACTTCTGCTGCTATTGGTAATCGAAGTGCTGTCCCAGGACTTGGAGTGTCCCCGGTTTTGGGAAATGCAGGGCCAAGGATGACAAGCTCAGTTGGAAACATAGTTGGTGGGGGGAACATGGGAAGGAACATTAGCTCTGGTGTACTGTCTGTGCCTGGTCTGGCATCACGTTTGAATTTGACTGCCAATAGTGGTTCTGGAAACTTGAATATTCCAGGGCCAAATAGGCTAATGAGTGGTTCTCTTCAACAAGGTAAATTTCTGAAATTGGTTGTCTTGAGCATCTTATCAAATGAGCCAACAATAAATTTGGGTTGTGGTAGTTTATAAATGAATAGTATGGTCTTTAAATTGAAGTATAAATATATCTTAAGCTGAGAAATGCTAGGTTTGCAAATCAGAATTGCCTTTTGCGTTCAATGGTTTCACACTGCTACCTATTTTCATTCAAATGTAACATGATTCGATTGTGCCATTATGGGTTTTTAGATGATGCCGTAACTTCTTTAGTGGTATATAAACTTGAAGAAACATGTGTAACAGAATTTCTCATTTTGCTTAGTCCATCTTTTACACTAATAATGATATCTCTCTATTCAGCTTCTCCACAGGTGATGTCTATGTTAGGAACTTCGTATCCTCCTGCTGGTGGCCCACTATCTCAAAATCATATCCAAGTCAACAATCTTAACTCTATGGGAATGTTGAATGATATAAATGCAAATGATGGTTCCCCTTTTGATATCAATGATTTCCCTCAACTATCCAGCCGCCCTAGTTCTGCTGGAGGCCCTCAAGGACAAAtaggtaaattttttttcctgtcTTGTTTTTTGGGCACATTCTGTTCAGGTATGTTTATCAACAATGCTATCAGGTCACTGATGTATTTGATCACTTCCAGGTTCATTGCGAAAACAGGGCCTTAGTCCTATTGTTCAGCAAAATCAGGAGTTCAGCATTCAAAATGAAGATTTTCCAGCTTTGCCAGGGTTTAAAGGTACATACAGTTTATTTGTGATTGTATTCACTGTGTTGATTTATACAGATATTGCTGTTTGCTACTTGCTAGTTTATAAGTTTAATATCAAGCGGACAACAGGGCTGGAATGTGGCAGCGGTATCGGTGctgaatttacatatttattcaccCTATCTACCATGTGATATAGGGGATAAAGAGCAGGCCGATTCATGCACAAGTTGATCTTTCATTTTGTTGATAACACATTAGAATTTTACTCGCAAGTATTTTGAGTTTGTTAAATGGAATTTAagtttcttttatctttttcagCTAAGTTGGGCTTTCATTGACTATCTACTTGATTTCTTAGGTGGCAATTCCGATTTTGCTATGGATCTACACCAGAAAGAACAGCTTCATGATAATAATGTTCCCATGATGCAGCAACATTTTTCTGTAAGCACTAAGCACTGTTTCATCAGATATTTCTTTACCCTTAATTGTTGTAATCtcatttcactattttatttcTGCTTTCATAACTGGTGATTCAATGTGTAGATGGGAAGATCTGCTAGTTTTAGCTTGGGAGGAACGTATTCATCTCATCGCCCACAGCAGCATTCATCAGTGAGCAGTAGTGGTGTCTCATTTTCAAATGTAAATAATCAAGATCTACTTCACTCACATGGTTCAGATGTCTTTCAACCATCTCATTCAACTTTTCACCAGCAGGTGCATACTACTTTCCCCCTCTGAATTGGAAATATAGTTTCTGGTGTCTTTATGTTGGTGTTCGTAGTTAAAGGTGGGCAGAACCAGGGAATAGCGTGCTTGTCTGGTGTTTTATATGTTAAACAAAATTTGAATCATGATTAAGCTGCTTTATGGAGAAAGCAGCAATCTTCTGTTTCCACTGATGTTAAAAAGTTTGTGCATCCCATTCTTGCTAGAAGGGTGCACGTGTGTTGCACTGAtttgatatttttgttttgtggtTTTTACTTTCTTCAGCCTGGTGCATCCTCTGGCTTAGGGTTGCGACCTCTTAATTCTCCAAATTCTGCTTCTGGTATTGGTTCCTATGACCAACTAATCCAGCAATATCAGCAGCACCAAAATCAACCCCAATTCCGTCTGCAACAAATGTCTGCTGTAGGTCAGCCATACAGGGATCAGGGCATGAAATCCTTACAGCCGCTAGTTACTCCAGACCCATATGGCTTGCTTGGTTTGTTAAGTGTTATAAGAATGAGTGATCCCAACCTTACATCCCTTGCTCTTGGAATTGACCTGACAACACTGGGATTGAACTTGAACTCGGCTGATAATCTGCACAAGACATTTGGTTCACCGTGGTCTGATGAGCCTGCCAAGGGTGATCCAGAGTTCAATGTGCCTCAATGTTATTACGCGAAACAACCACCTCCTCTGAATGTCAGCTATTTTTATACTTCTGTTATAAATTGATTTTCTTCctttcaaaaaggaaaaaaattccCTCACTAATATGTTCTATATTGGATGCAGCAAGCGTACTTCTCAAAGTTTCAGTTGGATactttgttttatatattttataggCAAGTATTAAGCTAAAGTATGACTTGTTCTCCTAGTACTACAATCAGTTCTAACAGATCTTCCTAACTTCGCAGCATGCCAAAAGACGAGGCACAACTATATGCAGCAAACGAATTGTATGCTCTCTCCACTGTCTTCTACATTCTGTTTTTCCTTTTGTGTTGCAAGTGGACTTCCTTTTATGGACTTCACTGGTTAAAAATGTGGTATTGCATCATTTTCTTGCAGGTATAACAGAGGGTGGTTTTATCACAGAGATCATCGGTTGTGGTTTATGAGGGTTACTAATATGGAGCCTCTTGTTAAGACCAATACATACGAGAGAGGATCTTATATTTGTTTTGACCCAAACACATGGGAAACTGTTCGTAAGGTATGCATTCCTCGGTACATCATTAACTTGAGTATCCTATTCTTTTAGTCCCCCGGGTTGTTAATATGATGGTGCACTTTAATGAAGGATAATTTTGTGGTACATTATGAGGCGTTGGAGAAGAGACCTGTGCTACCTCAACATTAACCTTGGAGATGTACTTGTCAGTGTAAATTCTATAACCGGGTAGTTTTTACCTGTAGTTTGTTGTTCAGTTTATCCATTGTTAGTAATATTTACATCAATCAATCTCATTTGGGTTTAAATGTAGATGCTGTATCTTTTATTTGATAATCTTGAAGTGTTATTAGTTGAAAAATATGATTTCAGTTCAGTTTTCTGTTTTAGTATTCTGTATTCAACCCTTTTATTTCAGATCCATGCctttttttattgttgttgattATTTGGGTAATTAACTTCTGCCTATTTGCAAATATTTGATGATTCCATAAGAACAGTATTTTAGAGATGTCAATCTGAGCTAGATTTATATGACTTGGCACGGGCATGACTTGCATGGGCTGGCCCAAGTATGGGCTATAGTATTTGGGCACGACCCCATATACGGGTTGTGCCGGTGACCCCAAAGGTAATATAAGCTCGGCCAAGATAAGTTTTATTGTTTTGTACATGGAATGTTATACACTTATACTTTGTATATATTTAGAGTCAAATAATAGAATTGTATATATTGATCTCATTTTTGTAAGCTTGAAAGTCGTTGCATTGGTCTGTACAAAGCAATGTTAGAGGATAAGTGTTGGGTTGATCACAATCTACCATGCCATCAAGGGACTGTTGAAGGTTGTTGATGttattatatactatatagcatatattttcttgaattcattGTGGAGTAGCTCTGAATCTGAGACAGAGCCTGAGAAGGACCTTGATCTGTTGGGCTGAGAGGTATTTCTGACACTCCTCTTGCTGCTGGAAGTCTCAATCCGATGCACGATAACCCAGTAACACATGGTCCCCAAAGTGGTAGCCAAGATGGTGGTCCCGATGATGGTGACCACTATGGCCAGCCACCGCTCGCGCTCCCCGACCACCACGAACGACAGCGCCAAGAACGCCACCGAGATGAGCACGCACGCCAGCCACATTAGCTTGTTGATGATCGCCATCATCTGCTTCTTCGCCTTGCTTTCTATCACCACCACTGACGTCTgtaccaccaccaccgccaagGATATGAACAACGCGATGGAGTCGAACACGAAGAAGATCATGAACGACGCTTTTGGCGCTATGTTGGCTTCTCCTAGTGACGTCCCCGGTGGGATATCCTCTGGGTCGTTCACGTACTGCCCCGGCACCGTGAATATGGCCGCGAATGCCACCGTCGCTATCAGCACTGCCACCACCGTGGTGGAGTTTATGGCGTTGTTCAACCCCTCCGTGTGCATTTTGTTCAGGCGTTTCGCGATCCCCTGGATGCGCCTTCTTGTCTGCTTCGTGTGTTCTAACTGGTAGTGGACTTCGTGCTTTATGTCGCTCACTGTCTGCTTCAATTCCCTTGCCGGATTCGTCCCCACCGGCGGCTTGATGGCACGGGCGCTCTGCACTCCGTGCTCCCTCAGCATGGCTTCCGTCTCGCCATGCCCCATTTTTTCTGCTGTGTCCAAAGCTGTCTCGCCTGACCTGTTCAATGCTCTTGTGTCCATTTGTTCCTGCTCCAATAACATCTTCACAATCTGCATCTCCCACATTACACTTTTACTTCATcatttacatattttaatttcaatctaATCAACAAAATATCAGAGAGAAACTCGTAGCCACTATCAGAGGGTGTGAACTGGTTGTTCATAAGTGATTGgatcaaaccaagaaagtcaaacttgtaattttccataatatacggagtaatatagaatagtgaatttaattaattaattacctgaGCTCTGCCTTTTCTAGCTGCTATATGCAATGTTGTGTTGCCCTTAGTATCCACCATATTTACGGACAAAGGATCAGCTTGGATTAGAGCCTCCACCACCTTGAGATTTTGGCCTTTGACCGCCATGTGAAGGGCGGTTTGACCTTTTTTGTCCACCCTATTAACAACCCTGGGTTCTTTACTCAATATAGCCTTCACAACCTGTACATGCCCATTCCTGGCAGCTGAATGCAAAGCTGTTTTTCCATTGCTTTTGGCTATGGCTGCCAGGCTGCCCTCTTGCTCCAACAGATAATCCACCACCTCTATGTGCCCTTGCGTCGCCGCCGTGTGCAACGCCGTCGTGTTAGCCACATCAACCGTCATCGACAGCTCCGGATGAGCCTCCATTAGTACTTTCACCATCTCTTCATTATCAAGCATACAAAATGACTTAAGATCGAATAACGTGTTCTGTCTCaaaacataagtttttttttgttttttttttagtacaaaacttaagttaattacatgtatatgtatatgactGGAAACTCGCACTGTGATTTTAGCCAACAAAAGAGTACAATTAAGGTAAATCAGCCTAAAAACGCGACAAATAGTGAAAGTAACGTACCTAAATCGCCTTGTTTGGCAGCAATGTGGAGGGCATCAAAGCCATTTTTGGCCTTGATTCCGGCGGCCACAAGGTCATAATACTTGATCATCTCCCTAACAAGCTCAACATACCCATATTCTGCAGCCACATACAAGGCTGTTTCCCCTGCTGAATTCTGCTTTATTAGCATCTCCGCcgcctcttcttcttcttcccctgtCTTGTTAACCATTTCCATTATCGCCGCAATGTTCCCCGCCCTCGCCGCCGAATGCAAAACCGTGTCCTCGCGTTTTCCGGTCAGCTGTTTCGTCATCTTCTTCCGGGTAGACACCGCCGGATACGGCGTCTCTGCCGCCCTATCCATtatgtattattaatatttacacaaaCTTCCTTCAATTCTGATCTCTCCTCCCCTTAGCAAAGCCTCTTCTTCCTCCCCTCAAACACCCATATCAACAATCGCATTTTCTACCATCaaaaaacaacacaaattttCTTGAATTACCAATGATCATGGAATGTGTTGAgataaaacaagaataaagaaTCTATTATGTCTCTTACGAGCAACATATTTATATGCAACCTTAAACATGTATAATAACCTAATTCTGTTCATGTACATGTTAGTTGCATATAATGTTCAACCATCttcatcacaattaataaaagaacagCTTTGCTTTCAAATAAGTACATTATCGAACCACGTAAATATTGTTTTTCTTTACTTTCTGCCATTGTTATCGTTTTTTGTTCTGATTAATCTCTCAGAATGCAATCAGAAAGATTGAGAATTCCACcgaattaaaacaagaaaaaaagggGAATTGGAAAAACATGGGTTTTACCTGGACATGATGAAGAACCTTCCACCTCCTGCTAAATGCCATTAAAGATGAAAGAGCCCATAAATTTTCTGGGCTGGGCTGTTCATCATCAAAACAGCCTGCAATTTTGGTTCCAATGCCGGAACTGCTATATATGAACGCCAATGAAGCTAAGGGAGGGAACAGATTCTTGCCCACATGCACGCAACAAAACAATCAATATTCAGACGTgtattaaattaaatcaaattaattatattgtctgCAATCTCTGAAGGTTACGATTGATTGAAAAATGATCGATCGTGAGGTCGACGGCGACGATATGTATATTTCAGAACGTCAAATTTTCCTCTGTTAGCATAGCATGGagtatattttacattttaaaatttcaaaaaataaaaaataaaaaataaaaataaaaataaaaaaataaaaaagaaaaaagaaacagaaaaagaattgaaagaagaaaatgatcGAAATGAACGGGCGATGAAATAGGCGGTAATGCCAGAGGTGGAGAAACATTCAcggttaataataataatatgttacgTTCCACCGACACTGTTCAAATAACATGCCCCAATTCTGTCGTTATTTctgttataaattaaattatggtTTGTAATACAATGGTAACTGAGTATTattttgtagaaaaaaaaaacgttcaAGTTAATTTTAAGATTAAACCGAAACTCATTTAACTCCAGTtactatatattatgtatacggtacaaacaaaataattatgtttatgaatttaatttataCCCATGCAAGCATAAAGCTAAGAATTTATTTGCATGTATTGTAGTTTGTTTTCAATGAGACTTGAATTTAGTGTTTTAAGTGTTTTCTTTTCATCTATTGATCTATGTACTActttgtatattattttgtcaACTATAATTTGTAAGGGGCATAATTTGGAAATCATATAACAGCCCACAGAGTTGTGTGGAGATAGGTctaaaacgacatcattttgatgTTAAGAAAATTTCTTGCTTTACAcgcgtgttagaataataaatattctgggagtaagataatgtattttatgagttagaataatgtactttatatgtgttagaataataatgaaatttctaggataaaataatgtattttataattagaataatgtactttatgtgttagaagaatgtatttaattttatgagttagaataatgtataatgtactttatgtgttagaataatgaaatttttaaggTAAGGTCATGCAtgttatgagttagaataatgtactttatgtgttagaataaaatattttatgaattaaaacaatgtattttatgtgtttttagatcatggtccacactaCTGCTGTGTGGACCGTAATAATTGCATGTAGGTAGAGATgggtataatttcaattattaGAACTAACACTTTGAAAtttgaactaaatttaaaaatttggaTACATCAAATTGAATATTAGAATGTACAATATTATCTTCACATAACTTTATTAAGTTTGGACACTTGAATATTTATACTAATtgttcttaataattttttttcaacaaatcaagcaataaaatataaaatatggagccttcaaaaaaaaattataaaatatggattaatttcgtttaatgaaatttaaattttatttttaataaattgtttcCCAATAACCAATGGCCGTacgtgaagaaaaaaaaacgtaCTCTTAACTCGTACGTGAATGATTTGATGTATTTGGGTGGGGAAAGAGCCAAAGAGGGACATGACTTTGAGTTCCAACCACCTCGTATTATTGTTTCACATCCTTCACAACACATCAATATTCACATCCAACCGTACCATGGTGACATGGTCCATGGGAGAAGTATaccagaaaagaaagaagagaaattgGTTTCTGGATAGAAGATTGCACCAAAGAGTATCCTTAAAAGTGGAGTTATTTTGcggtttttgaagagtttttgtaagtataattaggaaagagaaaatgagatagaaggaaaaaaaaaacaaatataattttaaaaaatatataataatgtcaCATGTCAGGCATTAAAAATCCCCGCATGGGCACTGCTGTGCGCCTTGAATTTTCAAGTTTCTTTGATGTCAGAAATGTTAGCTAATAACCCCATATTTGCAGAAGAACCCCAAACCCCCTCTCtctcctcctctctctctcatgCCATGGTGGCCATAAATATGACATTATCTCCTAAATCACCACTGATGGTGATGCTCTAAGAGCATTTtcaatagtaaaatttttgCACAAAATTTTAGATGCCAAATAAGAGAGGGGAGAAgggaaaaatgaattaaatcaAGGCCAAACAACTTGTGCTCAATTGACAGCTATGTGGCACTTCTTGAGGAAAGGTCACAGGATCAAACCCAAGTGATGGGATATtgactcattattaaataactcgtaagtcatgagtgacacctagcagtatgtcatgactacttagttgacaatgaatatattttaatatattataatgaacatttttgttacaaatatcatgcaacattccttccacacaacacttgttccgaaccaggtaaaggtcatggtcaaacttggtcaaatacataaacccggtcaatatgtctattcaatattcttaacctgaagtccaacttcattatactctggccagagattctcgttgcatgattattgaatagactggaacattcttgttacctcaaggcggtggatcctctattgaacgcacacatgtctccgtacaatactgaactaggccaccaagtacacttatagtcccataaggaacaaaaggCGCATACTGGCAAAACctagtccaccatatgtacgagacaaccatgtcgtctcaagtcaaaggattattgcatacttgtaacatacaacataccgatgacacacaggtaaacaccatgcggtacgttgtagtcagtcattgttcaatgacttgttctctaacaatcatccaTA contains the following coding sequences:
- the LOC116005157 gene encoding ankyrin repeat-containing protein At5g02620-like isoform X1; amino-acid sequence: MDRAAETPYPAVSTRKKMTKQLTGKREDTVLHSAARAGNIAAIMEMVNKTGEEEEEAAEMLIKQNSAGETALYVAAEYGYVELVREMIKYYDLVAAGIKAKNGFDALHIAAKQGDLEMVKVLMEAHPELSMTVDVANTTALHTAATQGHIEVVDYLLEQEGSLAAIAKSNGKTALHSAARNGHVQVVKAILSKEPRVVNRVDKKGQTALHMAVKGQNLKVVEALIQADPLSVNMVDTKGNTTLHIAARKGRAQIVKMLLEQEQMDTRALNRSGETALDTAEKMGHGETEAMLREHGVQSARAIKPPVGTNPARELKQTVSDIKHEVHYQLEHTKQTRRRIQGIAKRLNKMHTEGLNNAINSTTVVAVLIATVAFAAIFTVPGQYVNDPEDIPPGTSLGEANIAPKASFMIFFVFDSIALFISLAVVVVQTSVVVIESKAKKQMMAIINKLMWLACVLISVAFLALSFVVVGERERWLAIVVTIIGTTILATTLGTMCYWVIVHRIETSSSKRSVRNTSQPNRSRSFSGSVSDSELLHNEFKKIYAI
- the LOC116005157 gene encoding ankyrin repeat-containing protein At5g02620-like isoform X2, translating into MSRAAETPYPAVSTRKKMTKQLTGKREDTVLHSAARAGNIAAIMEMVNKTGEEEEEAAEMLIKQNSAGETALYVAAEYGYVELVREMIKYYDLVAAGIKAKNGFDALHIAAKQGDLEMVKVLMEAHPELSMTVDVANTTALHTAATQGHIEVVDYLLEQEGSLAAIAKSNGKTALHSAARNGHVQVVKAILSKEPRVVNRVDKKGQTALHMAVKGQNLKVVEALIQADPLSVNMVDTKGNTTLHIAARKGRAQIVKMLLEQEQMDTRALNRSGETALDTAEKMGHGETEAMLREHGVQSARAIKPPVGTNPARELKQTVSDIKHEVHYQLEHTKQTRRRIQGIAKRLNKMHTEGLNNAINSTTVVAVLIATVAFAAIFTVPGQYVNDPEDIPPGTSLGEANIAPKASFMIFFVFDSIALFISLAVVVVQTSVVVIESKAKKQMMAIINKLMWLACVLISVAFLALSFVVVGERERWLAIVVTIIGTTILATTLGTMCYWVIVHRIETSSSKRSVRNTSQPNRSRSFSGSVSDSELLHNEFKKIYAI
- the LOC116004688 gene encoding probable NOT transcription complex subunit VIP2, yielding MSGLLNSSLNGSTSNLTDNSGRSYTSFSAQSGAASPVYHHSGSVQGLHNIHGNFNVPSMPGTLGSRNTSINMPSSSVQQSGNSLSSGRFTSNNLPVALSQISHGSSHAHTGMTSRGGLSVVGNPGYNSNTNGVGGSIPGILPTSAAIGNRSAVPGLGVSPVLGNAGPRMTSSVGNIVGGGNMGRNISSGVLSVPGLASRLNLTANSGSGNLNIPGPNRLMSGSLQQASPQVMSMLGTSYPPAGGPLSQNHIQVNNLNSMGMLNDINANDGSPFDINDFPQLSSRPSSAGGPQGQIGSLRKQGLSPIVQQNQEFSIQNEDFPALPGFKGGNSDFAMDLHQKEQLHDNNVPMMQQHFSMGRSASFSLGGTYSSHRPQQHSSVSSSGVSFSNVNNQDLLHSHGSDVFQPSHSTFHQQPGASSGLGLRPLNSPNSASGIGSYDQLIQQYQQHQNQPQFRLQQMSAVGQPYRDQGMKSLQPLVTPDPYGLLGLLSVIRMSDPNLTSLALGIDLTTLGLNLNSADNLHKTFGSPWSDEPAKGDPEFNVPQCYYAKQPPPLNQAYFSKFQLDTLFYIFYSMPKDEAQLYAANELYNRGWFYHRDHRLWFMRVTNMEPLVKTNTYERGSYICFDPNTWETVRKDNFVVHYEALEKRPVLPQH